attgaaaacattgactacaaaaatggcttggataattcagaaacttggataagcgaggcttggataagtgagactctactgtattttaagttggataagaaAGGCTATGTGTGCTACATTTGGGAGCCTTTGTGGTACGAACCAACATATATACAACCATGTATACATtgacttaccgtgtttccctgaaaataagacagcatcttatattaatttttgctcccaaagatgcgctaggtcttattttcagaggatgtcttatttttccatgaagaaaaattcatattgattgttgaacaaaaaaatgaacatttattatatactgtacagtagttgtcatcacaaaccagcataaccagacaaactgtggatcctatcaagaatttcttcttactaccaatatttccatgtacaacactttatggtatgtacatttaccgatcctgcatgctctggtgttctgtttggcgggcatgcttccaaacaaaaactttgctaggtcttactttcaggagaggccttatatttagcaattcagcaaaacctctactaggtcttattttctggggatgtcttattttaggagaaacaaGGTATATAGCTCTAGATCAGGTaggggcaaacctgggccctccaggtgtttttgacttcaactcccaccattcctaaccgcctcaggccctttctttcCCCTCCTCAGCCGCCTAAGGAAGGAAAAAGCaggggcctgaggcggttaggaCTGGTGggaactgaagcccaaaacacctggagggaaggcccaagtctgcccatgcctgatctagattgtTACAGATATGGCCGACCTGCAAGAAGCTAGCTGCAGCCTCACCGACGAAATGCGCCGCCCTTTCTGGTCTCGGGAGCGAAGCCCGCCCAGCACAGGCCCTTGCGCGTGCGCAGTGCTGCGGGAGTATGTCGCGCCCGACGCTTTCCCACTTTCACCTCCCCACCTCCATCTAGCCCCGCCCAGGAGAGGCCCTTCGCGCATGCGCAGTAGCACATGTGCGTGAGCGAGGGGGCCGGCATTTTCCctcctattcctcctcctccgccgccgccatgCCGAAGCTGAGCAAAGAGGCCAAGCAGCGCCTACAGAACGTCTTCAAAGGCGCCCAGTTCACCATCCGGTGGGGCTTCATTCCGGTCGTGCTCTATCTAGGTCAGTACCGGACGGGGACTGAAGTTGTGAGGGGAATAGCATAGTCTCTGTATCGGAACGCTTGTGATAGAGCAAGGGGAGGGGTGCGATCTCGTGGCGGTGTCACGTGACCCCTCTTTACTCCCCTCCCCCGGGCGCGCGCGTGCGTACGTGCGTGACGTCAAGCCCACCAAGCAGTTCCAGGAAGATGTCTCGGGGTTGCCGGGGGTTTCCTTCAGTCTATGCCACGGAGACTCGGCGCAGTCAGGCGGGCGAAGTTTGGGGTCTTTTCCAAGTACATTGGCCATTCTTCACTGGTCCCGGACGTCATTTCCCCAGTTCTTGAGCAGTCATTCATTCATCCACCTTCCATCCCATCCTTTCTATTTGGGGCTTCCAGGAAACGAAATCCAAAACATGGTGGAGATAACCATTTTAGGTGCATCTGCACAGTAGCTTTAACGcgggttgacaccacttttagcTGCTATGGATTCCTGGTTATAATTTAACAAGGCCTTTATCCTGGGCACCGCCATTGAAGGgagataaatacagtagagtctcacttatccaacataaacgggccggcagaatgttggataagcgaatatgttggataataaggaggcaataaggaaaagcctattaaacatcaaattaggttatggttttacaaattaagcaccaaaacatcatgttatacaacaaatttgacagaaaaagtagttcaatatgcagtaatgctatgtagtaattactgtatttacgaatttagcaccaaaatatcacgatgttttgaaaacattgactacaaaaatgtgttggataatccagaatgttggataagcgagtgttggataagtgagactctactgtaataataataataataataataataagtttatttgtattctgcctccatctcccccaaaaggAACtccgggcggctcacagaaatatcagatacaaaaacaattacaatatacaatacatcaacaaacaataacatgcaccagtaatagcatttacacattaaccagaaaattaaaaaacacttattaaaacatagaattaaaaacagtgaggctgtaATAGTAGATCAGCAAAGTGCACAGTATAAGTTGCgaattaaaatttaaataaagtGCTAAAGATATTGACagcagaagataggagcagaattcaaagtgatcttaacagattagagtgaTGGGCAGAAacttcacaaaatgaagttcaacagggacaaatgcaagatactccacttaggcagaaaaaatgaaatgcaaagatacagaatgggggacagctggctcgacagcagtactagtaaaaaagatcttggagtcctcctggacaacaagttaaacatgagcttacaatgtgatgggattttggcctgcatcaataggaatctagtgtctagatccagggaagtcatgctacccctctattctgcctttgtcagaccatacctagaatactgtgtcaaattctgagcgcctcagttgaagggagatgttgacaagtatgtgtttccctttaaaaaaaattcctagaAATTCCAGTGGGTCCCAAGTCAGGACTCAAGCTAAATGAATTCAGACAATGAATCCATGGAGTCTTTATAAAACTTATGTAGATCAATGAATGAGATTCTGCTTGCAGAGAATCATGAGGATGCAAGAGAGTGTTCAGAATTAGTGTCATCTTTTTGAAATGGCACAGCATAGTCTATCCTCTCAACATCCCCTTGGCATAAAGCTTCTACACCAGGCAggtgtaataatagtaatacttcttactcgcctctcctcatggctcaaggcgggttacaaaacagtacataagcacagcaaaaacactacaaatgcGCACACTAAAAtatacctccataaaagttacacaccaaaatgtatctacaaaatacatactaaaatagACAAAGCAGAGATCAAACAAAGGgcacttaaaattcatgtttaaagactgtttaaaattCATGTAGGTGACGGTTGTAAGCATTGTCGTATTTGACAGTTGCGTAAACTTTTGTAAGAATTCTATAATGACTCTTCCCTTCCCCTCATTAAACTGCTATTCGTATCAGTCTTGGCTGCAGTTGGTGTTGATAGGGCCTTTTGTCATCATTCTCATAATTACATTAGTATTCAATTTGCATGGTTGATCAGTTATTCATCATATGATGGTGTGAGCCCTCCATGT
This sequence is a window from Anolis carolinensis isolate JA03-04 chromosome 6, rAnoCar3.1.pri, whole genome shotgun sequence. Protein-coding genes within it:
- the tomm7 gene encoding mitochondrial import receptor subunit TOM7 homolog, with product MPKLSKEAKQRLQNVFKGAQFTIRWGFIPVVLYLGFKRGADPGMPEPTFLSLLWG